The following are from one region of the Salvia splendens isolate huo1 chromosome 2, SspV2, whole genome shotgun sequence genome:
- the LOC121790931 gene encoding dihydroorotase, mitochondrial: MIKMELTITRPDDWHLHLRDGELLQAVVPHSSQHFGRAIVMPNLRPPITTTAAAMTYRQTILKALPKGSNFNPLMTLYLTDTTSPNEIKLARESGVVYAVKLYPAGATTNSQDGVTDLFGKCLPVLEEMVQLKMPLLVHGEVTNPDVDVFDREKVFIDTVLRPLIQKFPQLKVVMEHITTKDAVDFVLSSDEGFVAATVTPQHIVLNRNSLFQGGLQPHNYCLPVLKREIHRQAIASAVTSGSKRFFLGTDSAPHDRRNKECPCGCAGIYNSPVALSLYAKVFEEAGALDKLEAFASFNGPDFYGLPRNSSKIRLSKTAWTVPASFSFGSGDIVPMFAGQVLDWLPSPL; this comes from the exons ATGATAAAAATGGAGCTTACAATCACACGACCTGACGATTGGCATCTCCATCTTCGCGATGGGGAGCTTCTTCAAGCAGTTGTCCCGCACAG TTCACAACACTTTGGGAGAGCCATAGTCATGCCAAATCTGAGACCTCCCATCACCACTACTGCTGCCGCTATGACCTACCGACAAACAATTTTGAAGGCTCTGCCAAAGGGCAGTAATTTCAATCCTTTGATGACACTTTATCTGACAGACACTACCAGCCCTAATGAGATTAAGCTAGCAA GAGAGAGTGGAGTTGTATATGCTGTGAAATTGTATCCTGCTGGTGCTACCACAAATTCTCAAGATGGTGTTACCGACCTCTTTGGGAAGTGTTTACCTGTACTTGAGGAAATGGTTCAGCTGAAAATGCCTTTGCTG GTCCATGGGGAGGTAACAAATCCCGACGTTGATGTGTTTGACCGTGAAAAGGTGTTCATCGATACAGTTCTCCGCCCCTTAATTCAGAAGTTCCCCCAATTGAAGGTTGTCATGGAACACATTACGACTAAGGATGCCGTGGACTTTGTTTTGTCTAGTGATGAAG gATTTGTTGCAGCAACAGTCACTCCACAACATATTGTTCTTAACAGGAATTCCCTTTTCCAAGGAGGATTGCAGCCTCACAATTATTGTCTTCCAGTACTGAAGAGAGAGATACATA GGCAGGCAATAGCATCAGCCGTCACGAGTGGAAGCAAAAGGTTTTTCCTCGGAACTGATAGTGCCCCTCATGATAGACGGAACAAGGAGTGTCCTTGTGGGTGTGCTGGAATCTACAATTCTCCAGTGGCCCTATCACTGTATGCAAAGGTTTTTGAAGAG GCTGGCGCGCTGGACAAGTTGGAAGCTTTTGCGAGCTTCAACGGACCAGACTTCTATGGTCTACCAAGAAACAGCTCGAAGATAAGATTGAGCAAGACCGCTTGGACAGTACCAGCTTCATTTTCTTTTGGATCGGGTGATATCGTTCCAATGTTTGCTGGTCAGGTACTCGACTGGCTACCATCTCCGTTATAG